One genomic region from Nymphalis io chromosome 18, ilAglIoxx1.1, whole genome shotgun sequence encodes:
- the LOC126775308 gene encoding uncharacterized protein LOC126775308 isoform X5, which yields MAPPPEYDKEPKAPDKSVTTVSNDDSKVLYNIIKDQSTNSDNKITTAGANSEGENKHVETLDDGQLRALLDEAITYKCPKDREGKSSLFKELLEEVEQDEQACEAAARGLGAGRGGRRGRGHREHHSSLQDLVAAMAGEAAPRRGRTHAHAHAHTAPPAASVSARALHGGSLPSGVDTSFLLSEEAGGIGCGPTRGGYLATVRCVNPPPLAERRVSAGDANPPEQAQALQAQDDTARRSKPSFPMTYTARATLEIGSGSVCSGRAVTTTTASNQVRTPSLSAQRNHDAQTKLTNALRIGTAPKGGGVSASVAGEPRGPGQRPQARSERRDSKMSTTQTANGRGFQGNESLWMNSVNNWYSSLDKYYNLTVAAVASRTEFVTNKQVVANDSNIYLKNETEQGNKQTQQTFLDRANFSSRFNEIDRFNKRNMRNIEDKKKYSFNLYETPNETDIKNGFKNDHKVFSDIDSDNSLRKKYRERVGHNLVAPNTSIINPKNFRNMTIGEPSCSVSVKKSYDTCYEIEEKSPSNKNYTQDFTLNKNYKEINSSDEMQINSKKEFEMQDITSKPTEKTSETINDKELVDNSSAVQSDTFSKFVDQQRKFIKNLEINQTEDRQTDSSNNVVNEKNDTDTISINKSLHIDINPETNCLKPNANTENLSENLVDFQSVSQKDIATQLEKVKDKTTSLDQVLLTDLPKSSYVFLTLPKSFDLAAFNENYKNINITEIECNNDNITNVSDEIKNVKNKNNIKRHKEINENSSNKANLNSDITEKSEYLKKKLSPYKDFEVDSAIPFSCITTPEVVASCNTTSSASQPTTAIDPKVPILTVHYRLQKSLDENGNAVQGFSSPLSGSSQLKKPRRKKSSKNETVIKSHQIDGYQGNKDLNEVLRFIESNAEGARGPKLGRVKHKDDSDDKGGKKRSTERRKDKESKMKRATSMEELSRTKLEDLTDKPALRTAKPRGSAAPAKPERRSWGDDARALLYRAPTSADPEPPTLELTEFQTVTKKRKTRRRTDDSERETDAAQRRTRLPSAEARARPSDPASAAPSDRSNDSNDDMDSVHSLPALAPAAPAPPPPPPHASYADIARTRHNIPDLIESCNFYAEGEAEPRLDPGSVPAAGAVTPGGAPAAEAEQYPVLAVRRAREKAPPAAVRAPRKERAETLPAAEPPAPAPDVVADRRPPVILLDSAARPGDMDGVTFGFDINEQLLGGSSRRGARVDLLRDAPEHARAGGALSVPVRACAALSVPVPVRACVALRYVPPDLPPNAAQLLQIVDYVGAAWEDVVRCGGGKVRYFSE from the exons AATAAACACGTGGAGACCCTTGATGACGGTCAACTACGCGCGCTGCTTGATGAGGCTATCACATACAAGTGCCCCAAAGACCGCGAAGGGAAGAGCAGTCTATTCAAG GAATTGCTCGAGGAGGTGGAACAGGACGAACAAGCGTGCGAGGCAGCGGCAAGAGGGTTGGGTGCGGGGCGCGGGGGACGGCGCGGGCGAGGCCATCGTGAACATCACTCCAGCTTACAG GACCTCGTGGCGGCGATGGCGGGCGAGGCGGCGCCGCGTCGCGGTCGCACacacgcgcacgcgcacgcacacaccgcgccgcccgccgccagCGTGTCCGCGCGCGCGCTGCACGGCGGCAGTCTGCCCTCCGGCGTCGACACCT CGTTCCTGCTGAGCGAGGAAGCGGGCGGCATCGGCTGCGGGCCCACCCGCGGCGGCTACCTAGCCACGGTGCGCTGTGTCAACCCGCCGCCGCTGGCGGAGCGCCGCGTGTCGGCCGGCGACGCCAACCCGCCCGAGCAGGCGCAGGCCTTGCAGGCGCAGGACGATACTGCCAG GAGGAGTAAGCCGTCATTCCCGATGACGTACACGGCGCGCGCGACGCTCGAGATCGGCAGCGGCAGCGTGTGCTCGGGCCGCGCGGTCACCACCACCACCGCCTCCAACCAGGTGCGTACCCCCTCTCTCTCCGCACAACGCAACCACGATGCGCAAACGAAACTGACTAATGCCTTGCGCATTGGCACGGCACCGAAGGGTGGTGGTGTCTCCGCCAGCGTGGCGGGTGAACCGCGTGGCCCCGGCCAGCGGCCGCAGGCTCGGAGCGAGCGACGCGATAGTAAGATGAGTACTACCCAGACGGCGAACGGTCGCGGCTTTCAAGGAAATGAGTCGCTGTGGATGAATAGTGTGAATAATTGGTACAGCAgtctagataaatattataatcttactGTCGCAGCTGTCGCCAGTCGAACCGAATTCgttacaaataaacaagttGTGGCGAACGattcgaatatatatttaaaaaatgaaactgAACAAGGAAATAAACAAACACAACAAACATTTTTAGATAGAGCAAATTTTTCGAGTCGATTTAACGAAATTgatagatttaataaaagaaatatgagaaatatagaagataaaaaaaaatattcattcaacCTGTATGAAACCCCCAATGAGACTGATATAAAAAACGGATTCAAAAACGATCACAAAGTTTTTAGTGATATCGATAGTGATAatagtttaagaaaaaaatatagagaaAGAGTAGGTCATAATTTAGTTGCACCGAACACGTCGATAATAAATCCTAAAAATTTCCGAAACATGACTATAGGCGAACCGTCGTGTTCCGtttctgtaaaaaaatcttACGACACTTGTTACGAAATTGAAGAAAAATCACCAAGTAACAAAAACTATACACAAGATTTTAccttaaacaaaaattacaaagaGATTAATTCTTCTGACGAAAtgcaaataaattcaaaaaaagaatttgAAATGCAAGATATCACCTCAAAACCTACAGAAAAAACCTCAGAAACAATCAACGACAAAGAACTTGTCGATAACAGTTCTGCCGTACAATCAGATACGTTTTCCAAGTTTGTCGATCAGCAAAGAAAGTTTATTAAGAATCTAGAAATCAATCAGACTGAGGATAGACAGACTGACTCAAGTAACAATGTCGTTAATGAAAAGAATGATACAGATACAATATCAATCAACAAATCACTTCATATAGACATAAACCCCGAGAcaaattgtttaaaaccaaaTGCGAATACAGAGAATTTAAGCGAAAATTTAGTCGATTTTCAGTCAGTAAGCCAGAAAGATATTGCAACACAACTAGAAAAGGTAAAAGATAAAACCACGTCATTGGATCAGGTTTTACTAACTGATTTACCAAAAAGTTCTTATGTATTCTTAACACTTCCAAAAAGCTTCGATTTGGCTGCTTTTaacgaaaattataaaaatattaatataaccgAAATTGAATGTAACAATGATAACATTACTAACGTTTCCGATGAaatcaaaaatgtaaaaaataaaaacaatatcaagaGACAcaaagaaattaatgaaaatagctCGAATAAAGCAAATTTAAATAGTGATATTACTGAAAAatctgaatatttaaaaaagaaattgtctCCTTACAAGGATTTTGAG GTCGATTCCGCTATACCGTTCAGCTGCATAACAACACCGGAGGTGGTGGCCAGTTGCAACACGACGTCGTCCGCGTCACAGCCGACCACCGCTATCGATCCTAag GTGCCTATACTCACTGTGCACTACCGTTTACAGAAATCTCTTGATGAAAACGGCAATGCGGTACAAGGGTTCAGTTCACCTCTCTCAGGCTCTAGTCAACTTAAGAAACCGAGGAGGAAAAAGTCGTCGAAGAACGAGACGGTGATCAAATCCCACCAGATAGACGGCTACCAGGGCAACAAGGATCTCAACGAGGTGCTCCGCTTCATCGAGTCGAACGCGGAAGGCGCACGCGGGCCCAAGCTCGGCCGCGTCAAACATAAGGACGACTCCGACGATAAAGGGGGCAAGAAGCGCTCCACCGAACGTCGCAAAGACAAGGAGAGCAAGATGAAGAGAGCTACCTCCATGGAAGAGCTCTCACGCACCAAGCTCGAGGACCTCACTGATAAGCCCGCTCTGCGCACAGCCAAACCGCGTGGGTCCGCTGCACCCGCAAAGCCCGAGAGACGCTCCTGGGGAGACGACGCGCGAGCGCTGCTCTACCGCGCGCCGACCTCCGCCGACCCCGAACCCCCGACCCTCGAACTCACCGAGTTCCAGACCGTCACCAAGAAGCGCAAGACTCGGCGCCGCACCGACGACAGCGAGCGCGAGACCGACGCCGCGCAGCGACGCACTCGCCTGCCCTCCGCCGAGGCCCGCGCGCGTCCCTCCGACCCGGCCTCCGCCGCGCCCTCCGACCGGAGCAACGACTCCAACGACGACATGGACTCCGTCCACTCGCTGCCCGCCctcgcgcccgccgcgccggcGCCTCCCCCGCCGCCCCCGCACGCGTCCTACGCCGACATCGCGCGCACGCGGCATAATATACCGGATCTCATCGAGTCTTGCAACTTCTACGCGGAGGGCGAGGCGGAGCCGCGGCTGGACCCGGGCAGCGTGCCGGCCGCGGGCGCGGTGACGCCGGGCGGGGCGCCGGCGGCCGAGGCGGAGCAGTACCCGGTGCTGGCGGTGCGGCGCGCGCGCGAGAAGGCCCCGCCCGCCGCGGTGCGTGCGCCGCGCAAGGAGCGGGCGGAGACGCTGCCCGCGGCCGAGCCCCCGGCCCCGGCGCCGGACGTGGTGGCGGACCGGCGGCCGCCCGTCATCCTGCTCGACTCGGCGGCGCGGCCTGGCGACATGGACGGCGTGACGTTCGGGTTCGACATCAACGAGCAGCTGCTGGGCGGCTcgtcgcggcgcggcgcgcgcgtcGACCTGTTGCGCGACGCGCCGGAGCACGCTCGTGCGGGCGGGGCGCTGTCCGTGCCCGTGCGCGCGTGCGCGGCTCTGTCCGTGCCCGTGCCCGTGCGCGCATGCGTGGCGCTGCGCTACGTGCCGCCCGACTTGCCGCCCAACGCTGCACAATTGCTGCAGATCGTCGATTACGTAGGCGCCG CGTGGGAGGACGTGGTGCGATGTGGCGGAGGCAAAGTGCGCTACTTTAGCGAGTAG